GAGCTCGGCCTCGCTCAACGGCGGCGCCGCTCCCACAGCGCCCACACCGCGTCGGCGTGCGCGGCCCAGGTGTGGCGCTCCGCGACGCGCCGCGCGGCGCCGCCCATCTCGCGCAGCCGCGCGGGGTCGTCGAGCGCGCGGAAGGCGGACGAGAAGTCGTCGGCGCACAGGAAGCCGCTCACGCCCGGCTCGACCAGCTCGGCGGCGCCGTTGTCGAGCGTGGTCGCGACCGGCACGCCCGCGGCCATGGCCTCGAGACAGGCGTTGGCGAACGGGTCGTAGCGCGTGGGCAGCACGAACAGGTCGGCGGCGGCGCACACTGCGGGCAGGTCGGGCCGGAGGCCCAGGAAGCGCACGCGCTCGCACACGCCCAGTGACTCGGCCTGGGCGCGGAACGGGCGCGCGTCGCCCGAGCCCGCCACGGCCAGCTGCGCCTTCACGCCCGCGCGGGCCAGGCCCGCGATCGCGCGGTCCAAACCCTTGCGCGCGAAGCCGCTGCCCGCGAACAGGGCGATCGGGCCGTCGGCCCCGAGCTCCGCGCGCAGCCGCGGCAGCGCCGCTTCGCGCAGGCGCGGGTGGAAGCGCTCGAGGTCGACGCCGTTGTAGATCACCTCGAGTCTCGCGGCCGGCACGCCGTGGCGGCGCGCGATCTCGTCCGCCGCGAAACGCGAGTTGCACAGCACGGTCTGGGTCGGGTCGGCGAAGGCCGCGCCCTCGATGGCCAGGATCACCGCGTGACGGGGCGAGAGCCGCCGCAGGGCAGGGCGCGCGTACACGCGCTCCATGTAGGCCGCGTGACTCCCGCCGCCCGCGCGGTACACCGTCTGGCGGCGCGTGCGCGAGTAGCCCTGCACCACGTCGAAGCCGCCTCGAGCCGCCGCGGCCGCCGTGCGGCGCGAGAACTCCAGAACGCGCAGCGGCTGCCAGAACGCCGGGCCGCCGAGTCTCTCCACGCGCACGCCGGGGGGCGGCTCG
The nucleotide sequence above comes from Myxococcota bacterium. Encoded proteins:
- a CDS encoding glycosyltransferase family 4 protein encodes the protein MRAAISIESFRPGPGGVEAAAFALASELGRRALGLTVLCRESVGEPPPGVRVERLGGPAFWQPLRVLEFSRRTAAAAARGGFDVVQGYSRTRRQTVYRAGGGSHAAYMERVYARPALRRLSPRHAVILAIEGAAFADPTQTVLCNSRFAADEIARRHGVPAARLEVIYNGVDLERFHPRLREAALPRLRAELGADGPIALFAGSGFARKGLDRAIAGLARAGVKAQLAVAGSGDARPFRAQAESLGVCERVRFLGLRPDLPAVCAAADLFVLPTRYDPFANACLEAMAAGVPVATTLDNGAAELVEPGVSGFLCADDFSSAFRALDDPARLREMGGAARRVAERHTWAAHADAVWALWERRRR